Proteins from a genomic interval of Cucumis melo cultivar AY chromosome 7, USDA_Cmelo_AY_1.0, whole genome shotgun sequence:
- the LOC103494850 gene encoding LOW QUALITY PROTEIN: heat shock 70 kDa protein, mitochondrial (The sequence of the model RefSeq protein was modified relative to this genomic sequence to represent the inferred CDS: deleted 1 base in 1 codon), protein MATGVLLRSLRRRDLASSSLSAYRSLTSNAKPSWGNSHLSHSWASLSRPFSSKPAGNDVIGVDLGTTNSCVAVMEGKNPKVIENSEGARTTPSVVAFNQKGELLVGTPAKRQAVTNPTNTVFGTKRLIGRRFDDPQTQKEMKMVPYKIVKAPNGDAWVEANGQQYSPSQIGAFVLTKMKETAEAYLGKSVSKAVITVPAYFNDAQRQATKDAGRIAGLEVLRIINEPTAAALSYGMNNKEGLIAVFDLGGGTFDVSILEISNGVFEVKATNGDTFLGGEDFDNALLDFLVSEFKRTEGIDLTKDRLALQRLREAAEKAKIELSSTSQTEINLPFITADSTGAKHLNITLTRSKFESLVNHLIERTKAPCKNCLKDASISIKEVDEVLLVGGMTRVPKVQEVVTEIFGKSPSKGVNPDEAVAMGAAIQGGILRGDVKELLLLDVTPLSLGIETLGGIFTRLISRNTTIPTKKSQVFSTAADNQTQVGIKVLQGEREMAADNKLLGEFELVGIPPAPRGLPQIEVTFDIDANGIVTVSAKDKSTGKEQQITIRSSGGLSEDEIDKMVKEAELHAQKDQERKALIDIRNSADTTIYSIEKSLGEYREKIPSEVAKEIEDAVADLRKAMSEDNLEEIKSKLDAANKAVSKIGQHMAGGSGGGAAGGGSQGGEQASEAEYEEVKK, encoded by the exons ATGGCCACCGGCGTCCTCCTCCGTTCTCTTCGACGTCGCGATTTAGCCTCCTCCTCCCTTTCTGCTTACCGATCC TTGACAAGTAATGCCAAGCCGTCGTGGGGAAACTCTCACCTTAGTCATTCATGGGCGAGTTTGTCCAGGCCGTTCAG TTCAAAACCTGCTGGGAATGATGTAATTGGTGTTGACTTGGGTACCACCAATTCTTGCGTTGCTGTCATGGAAGGGAAG AATCCAAAAGTTATTGAAAACTCAGAAGGAGCTAGGACCACACCATCGGTGGTTGCTTTCAATCAGAAAGGTGAACTGCTTGTAGGAACGCCGGCAAAGAGACAGGCAGTGACTAATCCAACAAATACTGTGTTTGGAACCAAGCGTCTGATTGGTAGACGCTTTGATGACCCTCAGACGCAGAAGGAAATGAAGATGGTGCCATACAAGATAGTCAAAGCTCCAAATGGAGATGCTTGGGTTGAAGCCAATGGACAGCAGTACTCGCCAAGCCAGATTGGTGCTTTTGTATTAACAAAGATGAAGGAAACTGCTGAGGCGTACCTTGGAAAGAGTGTGTCCAAGGCCGTGATTACTGTTCCAGCTTACTTTAACGATGCACAGAGACAAGCAACAAAGGATGCTGGCAGGATTGCTGGTTTGGAAGTTCTTAGAATTATCAACGAGCCCACTGCTGCTGCACTTTCTTATGGAATGAACAACAAGGAGGGCCTTATTGCTGTCTTTGATCTTGGTGGTGGCACATTCGATGTTTCCATCTTGGAGATATCCAATGGGGTTTTTGAG GTGAAAGCAACAAATGGTGACACATTCTTGGGTGGAGAAGATTTTGATAACGCCCTTTTGGATTTCCTAGTGAGCGAGTTCAAGCGAACTGAGGGAATTGATCTTACAAAGGACAGGCTTGCCTTGCAGAGGCTTAGAGAAGCTGCAGAAAAGGCAAAGATTGAACTGTCATCCACATCACAGACTGAAATTAACCTGCCATTTATCACTGCTGATTCAACCGGTGCAAAGCATCTGAACATCACTTTGACCAGGTCGAAGTTTGAAAGTCTTGTCAACCACTTAATTGAAAGGACCAAGGCCCCATGTAAAAATTGTTTGAAGGATGCCAGTATTTCTATCAAAGAAGTGGATGAAGTGCTTTTAGTTGGTGGAATGACTCGTGTACCTAAGGTACAAGAGGTTGTTACAGAAATTTTTGGGAAGAGCCCCAGCAAAGGAGTGAATCCTGATGAAGCAGTTGCTATGGGAGCTGCAATTCAGGGTGGCATTCTTCGTGGTGATGTCAAAGAATTGCTTCTTCTGGATGTTACC CCACTTTCTCTCGGTATTGAGACACTTGGTGGTATCTTTACCAGGTTGATCAGTCGGAACACTACTATTCCAACTAAGAAAAGTCAG GTATTCTCAACCGCAGCTGACAATCAGACTCAGGTGGGTATCAAGGTATTGCAAGGTGAGAGGGAAATGGCTGCTGACAACAAGCTTCTAGGGGAGTTTGAGTTAGTTGGAATTCCTCCTGCCCCAAGAGGATTGCCTCAAATTGAGGTGACATTTGACATCGATGCAAATGGCATCGTTACCGTCTCTGCAAAGGACAAGTCCACTGGTAAAGAACAACAAATCACGATCCGATCTTCTGGAGGACTCTCAGAGGATGAAATTGACAAAATGGTCAAGGAAGCAGAGCTGCATGCCCAGAAGGATCAAGAGAGGAAAGCTCTCATTGACATCAGAAACAGTGCGGATACGACCATCTACAGCATCGAGAAAAGCTTGGGTGAGTACAGGGAGAAAATACCAAGTGAGGTTGCCAAAGAAATCGAGGATGCAGTGGCAGACTTGAGGAAGGCAATGTCAGAAGACAACCTCGAAGAGATCAAGTCAAAACTGGATGCTGCAAACAAAGCTGTATCTAAGATTGGTCAGCACATGGCTGGTGGTTCAGGTGGTGGTGCCGCTGGAGGAGGATCCCAGGGTGGTGAACAGGCATCTGAAGCTGAGTACGAAGAGGTGAAGAAATAA
- the LOC103494849 gene encoding transcription factor GTE7 codes for MASAVLANRNEANWPQPRGNGRGTEEGFMGKVPFSNPNPKFNKKQFQGEMNGFQMDDSPAVTQSASDDASSINHHRRLSNGVDFSQYVSFNVSSCSRKELIELKTRLISELEQIRQLKSRINSGELHSRPKHQKKISKTLGTKRPLPTSSNGMELKRSNSDNGNLLKACSQILTKLMKHKHGWIFNKPVDVVGMGLHDYYDIVKRPMDLGSVKVKLGKDAYESPYDFASDVRLTFKNAMTYNPKGHDVHAMAEQLLIRFEELFRPVAEALEEEDRRFCGYQEELPASSWNHSEAERTVKKDTTQKQIVKKTEPMKAPSSSSNPPMMQSPVKTPSPLRAPPVKPLKQPKPRAKDPNKREMTLEEKHKLGIGLQSLPPEKMEQVVQIIKKRNGHLKQDGDEIELDIEAVDTETLWELDRLVTNWKKMMSKIKRQALITAASMKPNGVMPTPEKIEVGSETKKQRKGEAGEEDVDIGDEMPASNFPPVEIEKDAGGGHASSSSSGSSSSSSDDSSSSSDSDSEGSSSGSDSDDNAQ; via the exons ATGGCTTCCGCCGTCTTAGCTAACCGAAACGAAGCCAATTGGCCGCAGCCGAGAGGTAACGGTCGCGGTACGGAAGAAGGATTCATGGGTAAAGTTCCTTTTtcaaaccctaaccctaaattTAACAAGAAACAGTTCCAGGGCGAGATGAATGGTTTTCAGATGGATGATTCTCCGGCTGTGACTCAATCAGCGTCAGATGATGCCTCGTCGATCAATCATCATCGCAGATTGTCCAACGGCGTCGATTTTAGTCAATACGTGAGCTTTAACGTTTCATCGTGTTCAAGAAAGGAGCTGATCGAGCTGAAAACAAGGTTAATCTCCGAGCTAGAACAGATACGGCAATTGAAAAGTCGAATCAATTCGGGTGAACTGCATTCCAGACCAAAACATCagaaaaaaatctcaaaaactTTGGGAACCAAGCGGCCTTTGCCAACGTCTAGCAACGGTATGGAGTTGAAACGGTCTAATTCAGACAACGGAAATCTGCTAAAGGCTTGTTCGCAAATTTTGACGAAGCTCATGAAGCACAAACATGGCTGGATCTTCAACAAGCCGGTCGATGTGGTTGGGATGGGCCTTCACGATTACTATGACATCGTCAAGCGTCCTATGGATTTGGGATCTGTGAAAGTCAAGTTAGGTAAAGATGCGTATGAATCACCGTACGATTTTGCTTCCGACGTGAGGTTGACCTTCAAGAACGCGATGACCTACAATCCCAAGGGCCACGACGTGCACGCCATGGCCGAACAATTACTTATAAGATTTGAAGAATTGTTTCGACCTGTGGCCGAAGCacttgaagaagaagatcgGCGGTTCTGTGGCTATCAAGAAGAGTTGCCAGCGAGTTCATGGAATCATTCAGAGGCTGAAAGGACGGTGAAGAAGGACACTACACAGAAGCAAATTGTGAAGAAAACCGAGCCAATGAAAGCTCCGTCAAGCTCTTCTAACCCGCCTATGATGCAGTCGCCTGTTAAAACTCCATCGCCTCTACGAGCGCCGCCCGTAAAGCCGCTAAAGCAGCCAAAACCAAGAGCTAAAGATCCTAATAAGAGGGAAATGACCCTAGAAGAGAAGCACAAGTTGGGAATTGGGTTGCAAAGTTTGCCACCAGAGAAAATGGAACAAGTTGTACAAATCATAAAGAAGAGAAACGGTCACTTGAAGCAGGATGGTGATGAGATTGAGCTCGACATTGAAGCCGTAGATACAGAAACTCTATGGGAGCTTGATCGGTTGGTTACAAATTGGAAAAAGATGATGAGCAAGATCAAACGACAGGCTCTTATCACTGCAGCATCTATGAAACCCAATGGG GTTATGCCTACCCCTGAGAAAATAGAAGTGGGTTCCGAAACAAAGAAGCAACGGAAAGGGGAAGCCGGTGAAGAAGATGTGGACATTGGCGATGAGATGCCCGCAAGCAATTTTCCACCAGTGGAGATCGAGAAAGATGCCGGAGGAGGCCATGCTAGCAGTAGTTCCAGCGGCTCAAGTAGTTCTAGCAGTGATGATTCTTCCTCTTCCAGTG ATTCAGATTCCGAAGGCAGTTCTTCTGGGAGCGATTCTGACGACAATGCACAATGA